One Triticum dicoccoides isolate Atlit2015 ecotype Zavitan chromosome 5B, WEW_v2.0, whole genome shotgun sequence genomic window carries:
- the LOC119311961 gene encoding AP2-like ethylene-responsive transcription factor CRL5 isoform X1 — translation MTNGGHSMSGASIAGGAGGWLGFSLSPHVAMDAAAGSGIVDMAGHHHAHHGGVYYHPDAVASSPMSFYFGGGDNVSAASGGYYSGISALPLRSDGSLCLADALRRSEQKHHGAEVSAPPKLEDFLGASPAMALTLDNSGYYYGGQGHGHGDAGEGQHQLPSAMMPGSGGHHMYYDAHAALLDEQAAATSAAMEAAGWMARAGDVYEVDGGNGEDGGGAIVTAGHDNPGGYVHPLTLSMSSGSQSSCVTMQQAAAQAHAYVGQATAASKKRGAGAGAGQNKQPVVHRKCIDTFGQRTSKYRGVTSKSRHRWTGRYEAHLWDNSCRKEGQTRKGRQVYLGGYDMEEKAARAYDLAALKYWGASTHINFPVEDYQEELEVMKNMTRQEYVAHLRRKSSGFSRGASMYRGVTRHHQQGRWQARIGRVSGNKDLYLGTFSAEADAAEAYDVAAIKFRGLNAVTNFDINRYDVDKIMESSTLLPGDQVRRRKDGPDDSAAVVASAAAALVQAGSATDYWRQPAAVTTDEHSRHHLGLLSSESFSLLRGVVSVDGDAAVAQQGQGNRMSGASSLATSLSNSREQSPDQGGGLAMLFARPAAPKLASSLPMGTWVSSPAPARPGVSVAHMPMFAAWADA, via the exons ATGACCAACGGCGGCCACAGCATGAGCGGGGCCAGCATCGCGGGCGGTGCTGGCGGCTGGCTGGGTTTCTCGCtgtcgcctcacgtggccatggacGCGGCCGCCGGCTCCGGCATCGTCGACATGGCCGGCCACCACCACGCGCACCACGGCGGGGTCTACTATCACCCTGACGCGGTCGCCTCCTCCCCCATGTCCTTCTACTTCGGCGGCGGCGACAATGTCAGCGCTGCGAGCGGCGGGTACTACTCCGGGATCTCCGCCCTGCCTCTCAGGTCCGACGGCTCCCTCTGCCTCGCCGACGCGCTCCGGAGGAGCGAGCAGAAACACCACG GGGCGGAGGTGTCGGCGCCGCCGAAGCTCGAGGACTTCCTGGGCGCGAGCCCCGCCATGGCGCTGACCCTGGACAACTCCGGCTACTACTACGGCGGCCAAGGCCACGGCCATGGCGACGCTGGAGAGGGCCAGCACCAGCTGCCGTCCGCCATGATGCCTGGCTCCGGTGGCCACCACATGTACTACGACGCCCACGCGGCGTTGCTGGACGAGCAGGCTGCAGCCACGTCGGCCGCGATGGAAGCGGCCGGCTGGATGGCGCGTGCCGGAGACGTCTACGAGGTGGACGGCGGCAACGGCGAGGACGGCGGGGGCGCCATCGTGACGGCCGGCCACGACAACCCCGGTGGGTACGTACACCCGCTGACGCTGTCCATGAGCTCCGGGTCCCAGTCCAGCTGCGTGACAATGCAGCAGGCGGCTGCACAGGCCCACGCCTACGTCGGCCAGGCGACCGCGGCCAGCAAGAagcgcggcgccggcgccggcgccgggcaGAACAAGCAGCCGGTCGTGCACCGCAAGTGCATCGACACCTTCGGCCAGCGAACGTCCAAGTACAGGGGCGTCACCAG CAAAAGCAGGCATAGGTGGACGGGGAGGTATGAGGCGCACCTCTGGGACAACAGCTGCCGGAAGGAAGGCCAGACCAGGAAAGGCCGGCAAG TTTATCTTG GTGGGTATGACATGGAGGAGAAGGCGGCGAGGGCGTATGACCTGGCGGCGCTCAAGTACTGGGGCGCGTCCACGCACATCAACTTCCCG gTGGAGGACTACCAGGAGGAGCTGGAGGTGATGAAGAACATGACCAGGCAGGAGTACGTGGCTCACCTCAGAAG GAAGAGCAGCGGGTTCTCGCGCGGCGCTTCGATGTACCGGGGAGTCACCAGGCACCACCAGCAGGGGCGGTGGCAGGCGCGCATCGGCCGCGTCTCCGGCAACAAGGACCTCTACCTCGGCACATTCA GCGCGGAGGCGGACGCGGCGGAGGCCTACGACGTGGCGGCGATCAAGTTCCGCGGCCTCAACGCGGTCACCAACTTCGACATCAACCGGTACGACGTGGACAAGATCATGGAGAGCAGCACGCTCCTGCCCGGCGACCAGGTGCGGCGCAGGAAGGACGGCCCCGACGATAGCGCCGCCGTGGTGGCCAGCGCGGCGGCCGCCCTCGTGCAGGCCGGCAGCGCCACGGACTACTGGAGGCAGCCTGCGGCGGTGACCACGGACGAGCACAGCCGCCACCACCTGGGCCTTCTGTCGAGTGAGTCCTTCTCCCTGCTGCGCGGCGTGGTGTCCGTGGACGGCGACGCCGCTGTTGCTCAGCAGGGGCAGGGCAACCGCATGTCGGGCGCGTCGTCCCTGGCCACGAGCCTGAGCAACTCCCGGGAGCAGAGCCCGGACCAGGGAGGCGGCCTGGCCATGCTGTTCGCCCGGCCCGCGGCGCCGAAGCTGGCGAGCTCGCTGCCCATGGGCACCTGGGTCTCATCGCCGGCGCCGGCCAGGCCCGGCGTGTCCGTGGCGCACATGCCAATGTTCGCCGCGTGGGCCGACGCCTGA
- the LOC119311961 gene encoding AP2-like ethylene-responsive transcription factor CRL5 isoform X3 yields the protein MTNGGHSMSGASIAGGAGGWLGFSLSPHVAMDAAAGSGIVDMAGHHHAHHGGVYYHPDAVASSPMSFYFGGGDNVSAASGGYYSGISALPLRSDGSLCLADALRRSEQKHHGAEVSAPPKLEDFLGASPAMALTLDNSGYYYGGQGHGHGDAGEGQHQLPSAMMPGSGGHHMYYDAHAALLDEQAAATSAAMEAAGWMARAGDVYEVDGGNGEDGGGAIVTAGHDNPGGYVHPLTLSMSSGSQSSCVTMQQAAAQAHAYVGQATAASKKRGAGAGAGQNKQPVVHRKCIDTFGQRTSKYRGVTRHRWTGRYEAHLWDNSCRKEGQTRKGRQVYLGGYDMEEKAARAYDLAALKYWGASTHINFPVEDYQEELEVMKNMTRQEYVAHLRRKSSGFSRGASMYRGVTRHHQQGRWQARIGRVSGNKDLYLGTFSAEADAAEAYDVAAIKFRGLNAVTNFDINRYDVDKIMESSTLLPGDQVRRRKDGPDDSAAVVASAAAALVQAGSATDYWRQPAAVTTDEHSRHHLGLLSSESFSLLRGVVSVDGDAAVAQQGQGNRMSGASSLATSLSNSREQSPDQGGGLAMLFARPAAPKLASSLPMGTWVSSPAPARPGVSVAHMPMFAAWADA from the exons ATGACCAACGGCGGCCACAGCATGAGCGGGGCCAGCATCGCGGGCGGTGCTGGCGGCTGGCTGGGTTTCTCGCtgtcgcctcacgtggccatggacGCGGCCGCCGGCTCCGGCATCGTCGACATGGCCGGCCACCACCACGCGCACCACGGCGGGGTCTACTATCACCCTGACGCGGTCGCCTCCTCCCCCATGTCCTTCTACTTCGGCGGCGGCGACAATGTCAGCGCTGCGAGCGGCGGGTACTACTCCGGGATCTCCGCCCTGCCTCTCAGGTCCGACGGCTCCCTCTGCCTCGCCGACGCGCTCCGGAGGAGCGAGCAGAAACACCACG GGGCGGAGGTGTCGGCGCCGCCGAAGCTCGAGGACTTCCTGGGCGCGAGCCCCGCCATGGCGCTGACCCTGGACAACTCCGGCTACTACTACGGCGGCCAAGGCCACGGCCATGGCGACGCTGGAGAGGGCCAGCACCAGCTGCCGTCCGCCATGATGCCTGGCTCCGGTGGCCACCACATGTACTACGACGCCCACGCGGCGTTGCTGGACGAGCAGGCTGCAGCCACGTCGGCCGCGATGGAAGCGGCCGGCTGGATGGCGCGTGCCGGAGACGTCTACGAGGTGGACGGCGGCAACGGCGAGGACGGCGGGGGCGCCATCGTGACGGCCGGCCACGACAACCCCGGTGGGTACGTACACCCGCTGACGCTGTCCATGAGCTCCGGGTCCCAGTCCAGCTGCGTGACAATGCAGCAGGCGGCTGCACAGGCCCACGCCTACGTCGGCCAGGCGACCGCGGCCAGCAAGAagcgcggcgccggcgccggcgccgggcaGAACAAGCAGCCGGTCGTGCACCGCAAGTGCATCGACACCTTCGGCCAGCGAACGTCCAAGTACAGGGGCGTCACCAG GCATAGGTGGACGGGGAGGTATGAGGCGCACCTCTGGGACAACAGCTGCCGGAAGGAAGGCCAGACCAGGAAAGGCCGGCAAG TTTATCTTG GTGGGTATGACATGGAGGAGAAGGCGGCGAGGGCGTATGACCTGGCGGCGCTCAAGTACTGGGGCGCGTCCACGCACATCAACTTCCCG gTGGAGGACTACCAGGAGGAGCTGGAGGTGATGAAGAACATGACCAGGCAGGAGTACGTGGCTCACCTCAGAAG GAAGAGCAGCGGGTTCTCGCGCGGCGCTTCGATGTACCGGGGAGTCACCAGGCACCACCAGCAGGGGCGGTGGCAGGCGCGCATCGGCCGCGTCTCCGGCAACAAGGACCTCTACCTCGGCACATTCA GCGCGGAGGCGGACGCGGCGGAGGCCTACGACGTGGCGGCGATCAAGTTCCGCGGCCTCAACGCGGTCACCAACTTCGACATCAACCGGTACGACGTGGACAAGATCATGGAGAGCAGCACGCTCCTGCCCGGCGACCAGGTGCGGCGCAGGAAGGACGGCCCCGACGATAGCGCCGCCGTGGTGGCCAGCGCGGCGGCCGCCCTCGTGCAGGCCGGCAGCGCCACGGACTACTGGAGGCAGCCTGCGGCGGTGACCACGGACGAGCACAGCCGCCACCACCTGGGCCTTCTGTCGAGTGAGTCCTTCTCCCTGCTGCGCGGCGTGGTGTCCGTGGACGGCGACGCCGCTGTTGCTCAGCAGGGGCAGGGCAACCGCATGTCGGGCGCGTCGTCCCTGGCCACGAGCCTGAGCAACTCCCGGGAGCAGAGCCCGGACCAGGGAGGCGGCCTGGCCATGCTGTTCGCCCGGCCCGCGGCGCCGAAGCTGGCGAGCTCGCTGCCCATGGGCACCTGGGTCTCATCGCCGGCGCCGGCCAGGCCCGGCGTGTCCGTGGCGCACATGCCAATGTTCGCCGCGTGGGCCGACGCCTGA
- the LOC119311961 gene encoding AP2-like ethylene-responsive transcription factor CRL5 isoform X2 translates to MTNGGHSMSGASIAGGAGGWLGFSLSPHVAMDAAAGSGIVDMAGHHHAHHGGVYYHPDAVASSPMSFYFGGGDNVSAASGGYYSGISALPLRSDGSLCLADALRRSEQKHHGAEVSAPPKLEDFLGASPAMALTLDNSGYYYGGQGHGHGDAGEGQHQLPSAMMPGSGGHHMYYDAHAALLDEQAAATSAAMEAAGWMARAGDVYEVDGGNGEDGGGAIVTAGHDNPGGYVHPLTLSMSSGSQSSCVTMQQAAAQAHAYVGQATAASKKRGAGAGAGQNKQPVVHRKCIDTFGQRTSKYRGVTSRHRWTGRYEAHLWDNSCRKEGQTRKGRQVYLGGYDMEEKAARAYDLAALKYWGASTHINFPVEDYQEELEVMKNMTRQEYVAHLRRKSSGFSRGASMYRGVTRHHQQGRWQARIGRVSGNKDLYLGTFSAEADAAEAYDVAAIKFRGLNAVTNFDINRYDVDKIMESSTLLPGDQVRRRKDGPDDSAAVVASAAAALVQAGSATDYWRQPAAVTTDEHSRHHLGLLSSESFSLLRGVVSVDGDAAVAQQGQGNRMSGASSLATSLSNSREQSPDQGGGLAMLFARPAAPKLASSLPMGTWVSSPAPARPGVSVAHMPMFAAWADA, encoded by the exons ATGACCAACGGCGGCCACAGCATGAGCGGGGCCAGCATCGCGGGCGGTGCTGGCGGCTGGCTGGGTTTCTCGCtgtcgcctcacgtggccatggacGCGGCCGCCGGCTCCGGCATCGTCGACATGGCCGGCCACCACCACGCGCACCACGGCGGGGTCTACTATCACCCTGACGCGGTCGCCTCCTCCCCCATGTCCTTCTACTTCGGCGGCGGCGACAATGTCAGCGCTGCGAGCGGCGGGTACTACTCCGGGATCTCCGCCCTGCCTCTCAGGTCCGACGGCTCCCTCTGCCTCGCCGACGCGCTCCGGAGGAGCGAGCAGAAACACCACG GGGCGGAGGTGTCGGCGCCGCCGAAGCTCGAGGACTTCCTGGGCGCGAGCCCCGCCATGGCGCTGACCCTGGACAACTCCGGCTACTACTACGGCGGCCAAGGCCACGGCCATGGCGACGCTGGAGAGGGCCAGCACCAGCTGCCGTCCGCCATGATGCCTGGCTCCGGTGGCCACCACATGTACTACGACGCCCACGCGGCGTTGCTGGACGAGCAGGCTGCAGCCACGTCGGCCGCGATGGAAGCGGCCGGCTGGATGGCGCGTGCCGGAGACGTCTACGAGGTGGACGGCGGCAACGGCGAGGACGGCGGGGGCGCCATCGTGACGGCCGGCCACGACAACCCCGGTGGGTACGTACACCCGCTGACGCTGTCCATGAGCTCCGGGTCCCAGTCCAGCTGCGTGACAATGCAGCAGGCGGCTGCACAGGCCCACGCCTACGTCGGCCAGGCGACCGCGGCCAGCAAGAagcgcggcgccggcgccggcgccgggcaGAACAAGCAGCCGGTCGTGCACCGCAAGTGCATCGACACCTTCGGCCAGCGAACGTCCAAGTACAGGGGCGTCACCAG CAGGCATAGGTGGACGGGGAGGTATGAGGCGCACCTCTGGGACAACAGCTGCCGGAAGGAAGGCCAGACCAGGAAAGGCCGGCAAG TTTATCTTG GTGGGTATGACATGGAGGAGAAGGCGGCGAGGGCGTATGACCTGGCGGCGCTCAAGTACTGGGGCGCGTCCACGCACATCAACTTCCCG gTGGAGGACTACCAGGAGGAGCTGGAGGTGATGAAGAACATGACCAGGCAGGAGTACGTGGCTCACCTCAGAAG GAAGAGCAGCGGGTTCTCGCGCGGCGCTTCGATGTACCGGGGAGTCACCAGGCACCACCAGCAGGGGCGGTGGCAGGCGCGCATCGGCCGCGTCTCCGGCAACAAGGACCTCTACCTCGGCACATTCA GCGCGGAGGCGGACGCGGCGGAGGCCTACGACGTGGCGGCGATCAAGTTCCGCGGCCTCAACGCGGTCACCAACTTCGACATCAACCGGTACGACGTGGACAAGATCATGGAGAGCAGCACGCTCCTGCCCGGCGACCAGGTGCGGCGCAGGAAGGACGGCCCCGACGATAGCGCCGCCGTGGTGGCCAGCGCGGCGGCCGCCCTCGTGCAGGCCGGCAGCGCCACGGACTACTGGAGGCAGCCTGCGGCGGTGACCACGGACGAGCACAGCCGCCACCACCTGGGCCTTCTGTCGAGTGAGTCCTTCTCCCTGCTGCGCGGCGTGGTGTCCGTGGACGGCGACGCCGCTGTTGCTCAGCAGGGGCAGGGCAACCGCATGTCGGGCGCGTCGTCCCTGGCCACGAGCCTGAGCAACTCCCGGGAGCAGAGCCCGGACCAGGGAGGCGGCCTGGCCATGCTGTTCGCCCGGCCCGCGGCGCCGAAGCTGGCGAGCTCGCTGCCCATGGGCACCTGGGTCTCATCGCCGGCGCCGGCCAGGCCCGGCGTGTCCGTGGCGCACATGCCAATGTTCGCCGCGTGGGCCGACGCCTGA